From the genome of Seriola aureovittata isolate HTS-2021-v1 ecotype China chromosome 18, ASM2101889v1, whole genome shotgun sequence:
TCTAAAGGTTTCAATGTGGAGACAGTTGAATATAAGAACTTGAAATTCACCATCTGGGATGTGGGTGGAAAACATAAGCTCAGACCTCTCTGGAAACACTACTACCTGAACACTCAAGGTATTGACTGTACTTAAAACATAGTGTTTTATATTCTAAGTCTAAATGTGACACTGACAGATTCAACTTACTGTGCAGCATTTACAGCTTGTAGAAAGATCCCTGTTGACTCCAGACACAGTTTGGTTGAAGTGCAGTCCTTTTTAAAGTGCTCGAGACATCTCCACATGCGGTTTTGAATAGAACAtatttcaaaaatcaaacatatctttttgtttcagtgagataaaatgataaaatttgCCCTTGAGACAGGAAAACACTCATCATGGAGGAGCAACTTGTTTCGTCTGAGAGCTTCTGCGCTGAAAAGGGCcgagacagaaataaagaatcGTTTCCGTTCACAAAGAAACACGCTCGATTAATTATtgcaacaatataaaaatgcagTGAGATGACTACTGCACATTCTTACATCCACCAAGGCTGTACTTTCTGCCAAAGCTTTATCTACTAAATACTgataaatggaaacaaatgttgttgtattttatatttgtgattACTTTAGATCACTCTTTAGAGACGTGGTGTTTAGTGTTGATCCAGTGTTAGTGTTTAAATTATGGAGGGTAAATCAGGGAGATTGTTATAGATGTTTCAAAAAGATGAGTGAAAACTACGATCAACTCCGGTTCTTTTACATGTGCTTGATAAATAAactttgattgtgtgtgtgtgtgtgtgtgtgtgtgtgtgtgtgtgtgtgtgtgtgtgtgtgtgtgtgtgtgtgtgtgtgtgtgtgtgtgtgtagcggtgGTGTTCGTGATCGACAGCTgccacagagacagactcaTGGAGGCTCACAGTGAGCTGGCCAAACTACTGACGGAGAAGGAGCTGAGAGACGCCCTGCTGCTCATCTTTGCAAACAAACAGGTACAACGTCACACAACTGCGGACGGACGCACGCACGGCATCATGGGATACACGACATACCTTCTCTTGGTGAATTTCTGTAAAGCACGTCCTTTACTGAGCTTGGGCCGTCGGTTTGAATGTTGTTTGCGTTGCAGGACGTCCCCGGCGTCGTCTCGGTGGAGGAGATGACGGAGCTGCTGAGCCTCCACAAGCTGTGCTGCGGGAGGAGCTGGCACATCCAGGGCTGCGACGCCCGCAGCGGGATGGGCCTCCACGAGGGCTTGGATTGGCTCTCCAGGCAGCTGGTGGCTGCTGGCGTCCTGGACGTGGCCTAAGTGAAACCTCCCTGTCCTTACTGACTCTCCCCCTaaacaaccccccccacccccaacccccacccccagcctCTTCACCAGTTCTCTTACAACTTCCGAGTATTAAAATTTAAGACAGCACCGCGGCTTTAAGCCCTCTCTCGTCATCTTTCCCTCTTTGTGCACCgagaaaacacagatgtaaaTACTCTCTAGGCTCATTTAATGGGAACATGGAAAATAATAACTATCTAAGTCTGTCCTACTGCGAACAAACTCCCATCCTGCTTCATTTCTAAGGCAGCTTACACCGTCTAACGTTAGTTTCTCTTCGTTCTAACCCTTTCAGGAGACGACGCTGTTTATCCGGTATCTATAACTAGTCGACTTAGGTCCATTCAAATGTTAGAAATGCTCCTTGTGCCCTGACAGAGTGAACTGtatctgtattttctgtctcacaTGTTATTCACCACGACCACAGCCACCACCACAGGCGACGGTAATCTCAACTAAAAATGCAGAGCAGTCCGTATCGTAACGACAGCATCGTTTTGTTTGCGCAGATCATCGTGAAAATGCCCCTTTAGTTGGATCCAGTTTATCTGCAGgcgagtggggggggggggcgttcaCTACaggtaatataataataaacccAGAGGACTTCCAGTGATGGAGAAATGTTCAGATTCTTGGCCTTGTCATCTAATGTAAGCAATAGCAGCTGATGTCTTTTAAGTTGTGTGTTcaagttttggttttttttttttgtattaaccTATTTAATGCCACAGCTGGTCTTGAAATGGCGCACCAGTAGagtttttttggtttgaatGTAGTGTTTACTGTTACAGAACAAACTGTTTACTGAACTTATTTATGAGCGGGAACGAGgatgaaaaatacagtttttattgCACCGATTCTGCCTCCGTTTTTTTGTGGAGCGTCTTGCGCGCAGAATTTGTGAACTGCACTTGTCTGCTGCCTCACTACCGGTTTCATTTGGAAGTAAATGAACTACCTGCTGTTTCTTAGTCGACTCAGAGTTTATAAAACTCACtgcaaaaaagttaaaaaaacaaacaaaaaaaaaaccacaaaaagaaaatattaaatattcctatttaaacatcacacacacactagtccTGTTTATCCGTCTGGAGTTCTTTACGAGATGGTACACCTTTAAATCTACAGCCTTCAGTAACGTAATGTGAAACTTAGTGAAACATTAAACCTAACACTGACACTTATTCTTGAGGAACCATCGTTTTTGAGtttcatttaatctttattcATTGCTATGTAATGTTTACGACTTGTACCtatgtataaaaatacaaataataaaaaaaaaatgcacgtGTGAAAAGCCTTTCCACTTAgtttgtgaaaacattttcttctgttttggaAACGTAGAAGCACAATGCGCGTTGAAACCTTTGTTACCAGTGGACTTGATAAATGGCTTTTGTAAATTATTCATATTGTGATGCTGTAAAATAAACTAATTGAccttatttgtttgtttaattgtttctTTCTTAATTATAACAAATCTTTCCGACTTCAGTCGCACTGAAAACTTTCTTTAATAACTCgatgtggtaaaaaaaaacaatccgTGGCTGTACAGGACACGATGACGTGCGATCACTTTATGGTGATGTTGATGATGCTGATGTCTTCGTACGGTTTGTCGGTCTTGGGGTTCACTTTGACATTGGAGATCCTCTGGACCGCCTCCATGCCTTTCGTGCACCTTCCGAACACAGTGTGCTTGTTGTCGAGCCAAGGCTGCGAGGAAAAAGATATGAGGAGTCTGTAACACTGGTGGCTTCATACTGTAGGTGTCAGTTATAACAGAGAGCCaagtgttctctgttctcttccTGGCTGCATCACTGGTGGATTTTTTTCAAACCTAGTTTATAATTAATGACCACTGCTCACGAGCAGCACCCTGAATGAATGTACTCCCTGAATCAAAGACAACATCGCCAGAATACAATCTTCTGTTGCCCGTTTGTAAAGTCCAACAACACCCAAgcaaaggaagaaagaaatgacaaTATGTCAGTTTAGGACTCACACACTGGAGCGCACCTTGTCAAAGCCTCCCTCTTAAATTTAAGGGGTGCAAGATACATTTCTGTTATAAAAACAGCTCAATTTAAGAgctatttttaatgtatgtgaAGTGTTTTGCTGGATATTAATACTGCCAGTAGCTGGAATGAAAGAAAGGTGGAAATTTGGGGAGATTGATGGTTTTTCCCtcttttgcctgttttttttctcctcaatcACTTAAAATTGgttcattcagtgtttcacagtttattacactggttttattttcttttggcaAACAAAACGATAATTAGTTAGAGTTAGATGCAGAAAATTCGTTCCACTCTGTTAAACATGAGGCTGTTGCTAggagacggttagcttagcacaaagactggaagcagggaaacaataaaaactaccaatacctctaaagctcacttaCTATTGtaccttgtttgtttaattcatcCAACCAcggactgttgtttttacactgagaAACAGGCTAGCAGTTtacctctgtttccagtctttatgctaagctaagctaagctaactgtctccagggtgtagcttcatattcaacAGATGTCTGGCAGAGGCCGTAGTCAGGTTTGTTGTGGTGAGTTACTAACAGAGGCGACTTACAGTGGGAACGACGGTGACGAAAAACTGTGAGCCGTTGGTTCCGGCGCCTGCGTTCGCCATACTGAGCGTGTACGGGCGGTCGTGTCTCAGCGTGGCGTGGAATTCGTCCTCAAACTCTCCTCCCCAGATGCTCTCTCCCCCCATGCCTGTTCCTGTGGGGTCTCCTGTCTGAATCATGAAGCCCTGCACACAAGAGACGCAAAGACTTAGACTCAGCAGGACAGAGCGGCGGGTCAGATGTCTGATCGACAGATAAGAAAACGTACCTTGATTACTCTGTGGAATATGTGGCCGTTGTAGTAGCCGTTCCTGCTGTGAACGCAGAAGTTCTCCACAGTTTTGGGGCATctgaacagaaaagagaaaagttcTGTTTATATCTTGTATAAAATTAAAGAGGGCTTCTGAACAAAGCCAACGTGTCCATGCTGGAAACCTACTCCACAGGGAAGAGCTTGATGTGGATGTCGCCCATGGTGGTGTGGATGATGGCGCTGTCAGACACTCTCTTGGGGCCCTCGGCCTGCGTCGCAgccatcacctcctccttcgAAGGCTTCTCGTTAAAGATGTCTCTGTCCGAGTCGGCGCTCTTTGTGTCCTCCGGTTCTCTTTTTGAGAACTTCAGCGAGGAGAACAGATGCATTAACGGAGACactaacaggaaaaaaaaactgaagtttTATCGTCTTGATGCTGAGTGTCACGTGATCTCACCATGTAAAAGCGGTTCTTCTTGAACGCAGTGCAGAATATGGTGGGGTCGGGCTCTACGTTCTCTAAGGCAGGGTTGTCAGACGCCTTCATCTCCACAGTGGGGGCCACCTGCATGGCCTTCGCAACCCCCTGGAACAAACTCAGCTGCACCACACGGATGTTCTCCAGCTTCCCGAGGATCCGCACACACCTGAGGAACAAGATCCAGAGgaagttattttatatttgaccTCAACTAGGTTCTTCACGTCAAGAGAGATCGGGGACTTCAAGGTTTAGTCAACCAGTCAATCAACTGTGTTAAGAACTCTACTGATAATGAGCAAGATGCGGTTCTGACACAAGTGGTCAAATATTACTGTAATTATAATTACAGCGAGGTTCTTTAATTGATTTTACTTgacttgtcttttattttattttttttttactttacttgaatttgttttgggtttttttgcctaaatgtttttccatttgcttttatcatttgtggttttaaatttgTTGCCTTTGTAACTTGGCTTGACAGACACTAAATTTTATTACTATCATCAacatcatttgtatttttattattaactccaaaattattataaatttaaaaaaaaatctataataatatatatatatatatttttttatatatatgtgacatctcaaaaacacaagtaccttagaaaaagacaaactgaaacaaaaaacacgacagttcaacaaaaaataaataattaaaaagcaaTTTTGAAAAAGTTGGTTTTCAAAAGTGATTCTAAAAAAACATCTTCCCttacataataaaaatgaatacatgaaattaaacattaactttcagacaaaaacaacagtggtGCTACTTAACAAAGTAAATGCCACATATTTAATGACAGTGGCCAGAGGGCGAGATATGTGAAACCCTGAAGCTCTTACTTTCTCCACCTTCATATGAACGCACCTGTTGGTTTCCACATTGATGACCTTGATGCCCAGCATGGTCCCGTAGAGCACAAAGTGTCCGGTCTCATCAAAGATGATATTTGTGAGCCGGATACCATCCAccttctccagctctctctccacAGCCATTCGCCTCCCAAACTCCATGTCAGGCAGCTGCTGCctcatctgctgcagctccgtGAACATCTTAACACACAAAGCATGTGTGATGAGCATGTGAATTCATCACATCAGTAAAGATTCAGGATGAAACACATGTGAGAACTTACCGTTAACGATTCATCGAACACTCTCATCAGTTTTCCGGTTAGAAAACGGAAGATCCTGACTTTCCTGTCGGAGGCAATGGTGGCCATTTTCTTCCCATCATAAGAAAACGCGAGGCTGGTGggatatgttttgtgttttgcaaatTCATAcaagtctgtgtctgttttgtatTCCCAATCCACATGTTTGGGGAACTTGAATTCACTTGGGAGGCCGGTCCAGTATTCAAGCATTCCCGCTTTGTCAGCTGAAACGATGACTCTATATTTGGGATTCAGGCGGATTTGGGACAGCGGCGAGGAGTGCATTTTGTCGAAGACGTGGAGGGGCTCGTTGTCCCCTCGTCCATCATAGACAAAGATCTTCCCTGTGGATTTTTCCGAGCAGGCCACTGTGGAAATGGCATCCCCGGGATTATAGATCCACTCACACTGGCCTGGTTGAAAGCTACgtagagaagaggaaaaaaaatctgtcactACATCCTTATCCTGTCCTTCATGTTTACAAATTATACCTGAAGTATACTTTATACTTTGTAATTTAGACTCACCCCAACTTCAGCATATTGATCATGTCAAAGTTGACAACATCAAATACTTTCATGGCCTGATCATCACCAACAGAACATAAGAGAGCCCCTTCAGCACTGGCTGCAATGCTTTCTATCACACCTgcagaaaatgcaaaaacaatgtcGGTATTCATCATACCATATAAAACAGTGCAAAAACAGAGGGTAACCAGCGTAACACTTTGCCATGTAGATGTCTGAAAAGAGATTGTGATCGACTCAATTCATACCAAGATGACTTCGAAAGTGTTTGACAAACTCTATTCCctcatcctctttcttcttccagaACTTGACATGGCCGTCCTGGCTGGCTGTGATGATAAAGTCTGTCCTGAAAAGGAAGGAAATTTACTTTGATCAGTCAAAAAACTTGAGGCGAAGTGATTTTCATAATAGTATAATTCTACATTCTactctaattttattttcatttccttgTACATGTGTTAGTGTGAGGATATTTTGTCTGTTAAGCTATGCTTTGAGTTTCTCCTTTCAAGATGTGCATGAGTTTGAGGTCTGCAGGGTCTCgacataaaatatttatagtaataacaatataaaactgTTCTTACGAAAGTTGAAAATCAATGCCCATTATTACAGAATCACTGTAATAAGGCCCTATCACACAAAACATTGGacatttaacacaaacaaatggCATTTTATTCAGACAGGAAATCAGATTGCCTGTATGCAACTTCTTCCACCACCAAGCTAATGATCAATTTTAGTGAAAAATCACTTACTTGGAGCAAACTAAGTGTGTGATAACGTCTCTGTGCATGTAGCTCCTTTCATACATTGCAGCTGAAGGCAGGTTGTCCAAGTAGACACGCTCATATtccaaaactgagaaaaacaaagcaaaaacatccaAAAGTTAGCGGGACTCTGGTTAGCATTAATTAGCTTCGTTTAGCGGGAGTCGCACATGAATGAGATTTAGCCAGGTAATTAACCACCAGAAACCGACCTTTCCTTTTCTTGGCTTTTGTGGCTTCGCTTGGCATGGGTCCGACCCATCCATCGTCTTCTTCATTTCCATCTCCACCCTGGTTTTCATCTGCTTTTCGTTTTAATTCCACATTGTTTTCAGACTCCGCCATTGCTGCCGATTT
Proteins encoded in this window:
- the ppwd1 gene encoding peptidylprolyl isomerase domain and WD repeat-containing protein 1; translated protein: MAESENNVELKRKADENQGGDGNEEDDGWVGPMPSEATKAKKRKVLEYERVYLDNLPSAAMYERSYMHRDVITHLVCSKTDFIITASQDGHVKFWKKKEDEGIEFVKHFRSHLGVIESIAASAEGALLCSVGDDQAMKVFDVVNFDMINMLKLGFQPGQCEWIYNPGDAISTVACSEKSTGKIFVYDGRGDNEPLHVFDKMHSSPLSQIRLNPKYRVIVSADKAGMLEYWTGLPSEFKFPKHVDWEYKTDTDLYEFAKHKTYPTSLAFSYDGKKMATIASDRKVRIFRFLTGKLMRVFDESLTMFTELQQMRQQLPDMEFGRRMAVERELEKVDGIRLTNIIFDETGHFVLYGTMLGIKVINVETNRCVRILGKLENIRVVQLSLFQGVAKAMQVAPTVEMKASDNPALENVEPDPTIFCTAFKKNRFYMFSKREPEDTKSADSDRDIFNEKPSKEEVMAATQAEGPKRVSDSAIIHTTMGDIHIKLFPVECPKTVENFCVHSRNGYYNGHIFHRVIKGFMIQTGDPTGTGMGGESIWGGEFEDEFHATLRHDRPYTLSMANAGAGTNGSQFFVTVVPTPWLDNKHTVFGRCTKGMEAVQRISNVKVNPKTDKPYEDISIINITIK